One Paenibacillus crassostreae DNA segment encodes these proteins:
- the rpsL gene encoding 30S ribosomal protein S12, which yields MPTINQLVRKGRQSKIYKSKSPALQKGFNALKREETGLSSPQKRGVCTRVGTMTPRKPNSALRKYARVRLTNRIEVTAYIPGIGHNLQEHSVVLVRGGKVKDLAGVRYHIVRGALDTAGVNNRMQARSKYGTKRPKAKK from the coding sequence ATGCCAACAATTAATCAACTAGTTCGTAAAGGACGCCAATCCAAGATTTACAAATCTAAGTCTCCAGCTTTGCAAAAGGGGTTTAACGCTTTGAAGCGTGAAGAGACTGGATTGAGTTCTCCACAAAAACGTGGTGTTTGTACTCGTGTAGGTACTATGACTCCACGTAAACCGAACTCCGCACTTCGTAAATATGCCCGTGTTCGTTTGACGAATCGCATAGAGGTGACTGCTTATATCCCAGGAATCGGACACAACTTGCAAGAGCACAGTGTCGTATTGGTTCGTGGTGGGAAAGTAAAGGACCTTGCAGGAGTACGTTATCACATCGTTCGCGGTGCGCTTGATACTGCAGGGGTCAATAATCGGATGCAAGCTCGTTCCAAGTATGGTACGAAACGTCCGAAAGCGAAAAAATAA
- the rpoB gene encoding DNA-directed RNA polymerase subunit beta yields MAGHLVQYGRRTRRSYARINEVLEIPNLIEIQQKSYDWFLEEGLREMFHDISPIQDFTGNLVLEFIDYSLGEPKYNVDDAKERDVTYAAPLRVKVRLINRETGEVKEQEVFMGDFPLMTETGTFIINGAERVIVSQLVRSPSVYFSTKIDKNGKKNYTATVIPNRGAWLELETDAKDIMYVRIDRTRKIPVTVLLRALGFGSDAEILDLLGDDEYIRNTLDKDNTDSTEKALIEIYERLRPGEPPTLDNAKSLLIARFFDPKRYDLANVGRYKINKKLHIKNRLFEQKLAQNLVDPETGEILAESGQIVDRRLLDTLLPYLENGVGLKTYHVANGALDAGEVSLQSIEVYSHNEEGKVIKVIGNANIDKLVKNITPADIISSISYFLNLLQGVGSTDDIDHLGNRRLRSVGELLQNQFRIGLSRMERVVRERMSIQDANVITPQALINIRPVIASIKEFFGSSQLSQFMDQTNPLGELTHKRRLSALGPGGLTRERAGFEVRDVHPSHYGRMCPIETPEGPNIGLINSLSTFARVNEYGFIEAPYRWVDPKTGIVTEHIDYLTADEEYNYIVAQANSVLTEEGKFRDDIVIVRYNKQADNILSMPSDRVDYMDVSPKQVVSVATALIPFLENDDSNRALMGSNMQRQAVPLLIPKAPLVGTGMEHKSAKDSGVCIVSKYDGIIERSSANEIWLRRVEMVDGNEVKGDIVKHKLHKFMRSNQGTCINQRPIVKRGDVVKAGDILADGPSTEMGELALGRNVVVAFMTWEGYNYEDAILLSEKMVKEDVYTSIHIEEYESEARDTKLGPEEITRDIPNVGEDALRNLDERGIIRIGAEISAGDILVGKVTPKGVTELTAEERLLHAIFGEKAREVRDTSLRVPHGSDGIIVDVKVFTRENGDELPPGVNQMVRVYIAQKRKISEGDKMAGRHGNKGVVARILPEEDMPFLPDGTPVQVCLNPLGVPSRMNVGQLLEVHIGMAAMLLGIHVATPVFDGADENDVFDAMEEAGMQRNGKTRLYDGRTGDMFEREVTVGVMHMIKLAHMVDDKIHARSTGPYSLVTQQPLGGKAQFGGQRFGEMEVWALEAYGAAYTLQEILTVKSDDVVGRVKTYESIVKGENVPEPGVPESFKVLIKELQSLGMDVKILSGDEQEIEMKELDDEDEVSGDKLSLNLEGAEVGLE; encoded by the coding sequence TTGGCAGGACATCTTGTTCAGTATGGTCGACGCACTCGGCGAAGTTATGCACGAATTAACGAAGTACTCGAAATTCCGAACCTGATCGAAATCCAGCAGAAATCGTATGATTGGTTTTTGGAGGAAGGATTACGGGAGATGTTTCACGATATTTCGCCGATCCAAGATTTCACAGGTAATTTGGTTCTGGAGTTTATTGACTACAGTCTTGGTGAGCCTAAGTATAATGTAGATGATGCCAAAGAGCGTGACGTTACGTATGCGGCGCCATTACGCGTTAAAGTTAGACTCATTAACAGAGAAACGGGAGAAGTCAAAGAGCAGGAAGTGTTCATGGGAGATTTCCCATTGATGACGGAGACCGGTACATTTATTATTAACGGTGCAGAACGGGTAATTGTCAGCCAGTTGGTTCGCTCTCCTAGCGTCTATTTTAGCACCAAAATCGACAAAAATGGTAAGAAGAATTACACAGCAACTGTGATTCCTAACCGTGGAGCATGGCTTGAACTGGAAACGGATGCGAAGGACATTATGTATGTCCGTATTGACCGTACTCGTAAAATACCAGTAACTGTATTGCTTCGCGCACTAGGCTTTGGTAGCGATGCTGAAATTCTTGATTTGCTGGGTGATGATGAATATATCCGTAATACGTTGGATAAAGATAACACGGACTCAACTGAAAAAGCACTCATAGAGATTTATGAGCGTCTTCGTCCAGGTGAACCTCCTACTTTGGACAATGCAAAGAGTTTGTTAATTGCACGTTTCTTTGATCCAAAACGTTATGATCTAGCAAATGTAGGTCGTTACAAAATTAATAAAAAATTACACATTAAGAATCGCTTGTTTGAACAAAAATTGGCTCAGAATCTAGTTGATCCAGAGACAGGAGAAATTCTGGCTGAATCTGGTCAAATCGTGGATCGCCGATTGTTGGATACATTGCTTCCTTATTTAGAGAATGGTGTTGGTCTTAAGACATATCATGTGGCTAATGGCGCACTTGATGCAGGAGAAGTTTCACTTCAAAGCATCGAAGTATATTCTCATAATGAAGAAGGCAAAGTTATCAAAGTGATTGGTAATGCCAATATTGATAAATTAGTTAAAAATATTACACCTGCGGATATCATTTCATCCATCAGCTACTTCCTTAACTTGCTTCAAGGTGTAGGTAGTACGGATGATATTGACCACTTGGGTAACCGTCGTTTACGTTCTGTTGGTGAATTGCTACAGAATCAATTCCGGATAGGTCTTTCGAGAATGGAACGTGTTGTTCGTGAAAGAATGTCTATTCAGGATGCGAACGTTATTACACCGCAAGCGTTGATTAATATTCGACCTGTAATTGCATCTATTAAGGAGTTCTTTGGTAGTTCACAGTTGTCGCAATTTATGGATCAAACCAATCCGCTTGGTGAATTGACGCACAAACGCCGTCTATCCGCTTTAGGACCTGGTGGTTTGACTCGTGAACGCGCTGGATTTGAAGTTCGTGACGTCCATCCAAGTCATTATGGCCGGATGTGCCCAATCGAGACACCAGAAGGACCGAACATCGGGTTGATTAACTCCTTGTCTACATTTGCTCGTGTGAATGAATATGGATTTATTGAAGCGCCATATCGTTGGGTAGATCCGAAGACAGGAATTGTAACAGAACATATTGATTATCTTACTGCTGATGAAGAATATAACTATATTGTTGCTCAAGCGAACTCTGTATTAACAGAAGAAGGTAAGTTCCGTGATGACATCGTTATCGTTCGTTATAACAAACAAGCAGATAATATTCTTTCTATGCCAAGTGATCGTGTAGATTACATGGATGTATCACCTAAACAAGTAGTATCCGTAGCAACGGCGTTAATTCCATTCCTAGAGAATGATGACTCCAACCGTGCGCTAATGGGATCTAACATGCAACGCCAAGCTGTGCCACTTCTTATTCCTAAAGCTCCATTAGTAGGAACAGGGATGGAACATAAGTCTGCTAAAGACTCTGGTGTATGTATTGTATCCAAATATGACGGTATTATCGAACGATCTTCAGCCAATGAAATTTGGTTACGTCGTGTAGAGATGGTAGACGGCAATGAAGTGAAGGGCGATATCGTGAAGCATAAGTTACACAAATTTATGCGTTCAAACCAAGGAACTTGTATTAATCAACGTCCAATCGTTAAAAGAGGAGATGTTGTGAAAGCAGGAGATATCCTTGCAGATGGACCATCTACTGAAATGGGCGAACTTGCTCTTGGACGTAACGTAGTCGTTGCTTTCATGACTTGGGAAGGTTACAACTATGAGGATGCTATCCTTCTAAGTGAGAAGATGGTTAAAGAGGATGTATACACTTCGATCCATATTGAAGAATATGAATCTGAAGCACGTGATACGAAGCTTGGACCTGAAGAAATCACACGTGATATTCCTAATGTAGGTGAAGATGCACTTCGTAATCTGGATGAACGCGGAATTATTCGAATTGGTGCTGAGATCAGCGCTGGTGACATCCTAGTTGGTAAAGTAACACCGAAAGGTGTAACGGAGCTAACAGCAGAAGAACGCTTGCTGCATGCTATCTTTGGTGAAAAAGCTCGTGAGGTGCGTGATACCTCTCTACGTGTACCGCATGGTAGTGACGGTATTATCGTCGATGTTAAGGTATTTACTCGTGAGAACGGTGATGAGTTGCCACCGGGTGTTAATCAAATGGTTCGTGTTTATATAGCGCAGAAACGTAAAATTTCCGAGGGCGATAAGATGGCTGGGCGCCATGGTAATAAAGGGGTCGTAGCCCGCATCTTGCCTGAAGAAGATATGCCGTTCCTTCCGGATGGAACTCCAGTACAAGTTTGTCTAAATCCACTAGGGGTACCATCACGTATGAACGTCGGTCAATTACTTGAAGTGCACATAGGTATGGCAGCGATGCTCCTTGGTATCCATGTGGCAACACCAGTATTTGATGGTGCTGATGAGAATGATGTATTCGACGCGATGGAAGAGGCAGGTATGCAACGTAATGGTAAGACAAGATTGTATGATGGACGAACTGGTGATATGTTCGAACGAGAAGTTACCGTTGGTGTTATGCATATGATCAAACTTGCACATATGGTTGATGATAAAATCCATGCTCGTTCCACAGGTCCTTACTCTCTCGTTACACAACAACCACTGGGTGGTAAAGCTCAGTTCGGTGGTCAACGCTTCGGGGAAATGGAAGTTTGGGCATTGGAAGCTTATGGTGCTGCTTATACACTGCAAGAAATCTTAACAGTTAAATCCGATGATGTAGTGGGTCGGGTGAAGACGTATGAATCTATCGTTAAAGGTGAAAATGTTCCAGAACCGGGTGTTCCAGAATCATTCAAGGTTCTGATTAAAGAACTTCAATCCCTAGGTATGGATGTTAAGATTCTTAGTGGCGACGAACAAGAAATCGAGATGAAAGAACTCGATGACGAAGATGAAGTTTCAGGTGATAAGTTGAGTCTTAACTTAGAGGGTGCAGAAGTAGGTTTGGAATAA
- the rplL gene encoding 50S ribosomal protein L7/L12, which produces MSNEQILEAIKGMSVLELNDLVKAIEEEFGVTAAAPVAAAGGGAAAVAEEQSEFDVILTSAGASKINVIKAVREITGLGLKEAKDLVDNAPKALKEKVSKEEAETVKAKLEEAGAGVEVK; this is translated from the coding sequence ATGAGTAATGAACAAATTTTAGAAGCTATTAAAGGTATGTCTGTATTGGAATTGAACGATCTTGTTAAAGCAATCGAAGAAGAATTCGGCGTAACTGCAGCAGCTCCAGTAGCAGCAGCAGGTGGCGGAGCAGCAGCAGTAGCTGAAGAGCAATCCGAGTTTGACGTAATCTTGACTAGCGCTGGCGCTTCTAAGATCAACGTTATCAAAGCAGTTCGTGAAATCACTGGTCTTGGTTTGAAAGAAGCAAAAGACTTGGTAGATAACGCTCCAAAAGCATTGAAAGAAAAAGTATCTAAAGAAGAAGCAGAAACAGTAAAAGCTAAATTGGAAGAAGCAGGCGCTGGCGTAGAAGTTAAGTAA
- a CDS encoding ribosomal L7Ae/L30e/S12e/Gadd45 family protein — translation MSNDKGLQDVHVRIGTKQTTRAVELGQATEVYVASDADHRLISKIVALCEKHGVNITYVDTMTELGEACSIEVGAAMAAVIKQ, via the coding sequence ATGTCTAATGATAAAGGATTGCAGGATGTTCATGTTCGAATTGGAACCAAACAAACCACAAGAGCTGTGGAATTGGGCCAAGCTACAGAAGTCTATGTGGCATCAGATGCGGATCACCGGCTTATTTCAAAGATTGTAGCGCTATGCGAAAAGCATGGTGTGAACATAACGTATGTGGATACCATGACTGAATTGGGCGAAGCATGCAGCATTGAAGTGGGTGCAGCAATGGCTGCCGTCATTAAACAATAG
- a CDS encoding class I SAM-dependent methyltransferase → MSQHYYSNQPESKHDRKIIEEQLNGTTYRFVSDAGVFSKNGVDFGSKVLIEALELPVVAEVLDVGCGYGPIGLSAARAVPNGHVTMLDINARAIELAKENAQLNKITNVSIMESDLFAAVQGKVFDVIVSNPPIRAGKDTVHSIFEQAYEHLRVGGALWIVIQKKQGAPSAREKLERLFGEVQEVTKEKGYRIFKAIKSEE, encoded by the coding sequence ATGTCGCAGCACTATTATTCGAATCAACCGGAATCGAAACATGACCGCAAGATTATCGAAGAGCAATTAAATGGGACAACTTATCGCTTTGTAAGTGATGCTGGAGTATTCTCAAAAAACGGTGTTGATTTCGGTAGTAAGGTATTGATCGAGGCCTTGGAATTACCGGTTGTGGCTGAGGTGCTGGATGTCGGATGCGGTTATGGACCGATTGGGCTTTCAGCGGCAAGGGCTGTTCCTAATGGTCATGTCACCATGTTGGATATTAATGCTAGAGCCATCGAGTTAGCTAAAGAAAATGCTCAATTGAATAAGATCACTAATGTTTCTATCATGGAAAGTGATTTGTTTGCGGCTGTACAGGGGAAAGTTTTTGATGTCATTGTGAGCAATCCACCTATTCGTGCGGGCAAAGATACGGTTCATTCCATTTTTGAACAAGCTTATGAACATTTGAGAGTTGGTGGTGCACTGTGGATTGTGATTCAAAAAAAACAAGGTGCACCATCTGCAAGAGAAAAGCTAGAAAGATTATTCGGTGAAGTGCAGGAAGTGACGAAGGAAAAAGGATATCGTATATTTAAAGCGATAAAATCCGAGGAATAA
- the rplJ gene encoding 50S ribosomal protein L10: MANAKVIQSKQEAVDVVTTKLRESVTTVIADYRGLNVAQITELRKQLREAGIEMTVLKNSLLRRATAATELTELDSVLVGPTVVAFGGEDAVAPAKILNDFAKKNDALKLKGAVVEGKVVSVEQIKALAELPSRDGLLSMLLSVLQAPVRNFALAVKAVADKEEQSA, from the coding sequence TTGGCAAATGCAAAAGTAATTCAATCAAAACAAGAAGCAGTAGATGTAGTTACAACAAAGCTACGCGAAAGCGTAACAACTGTTATTGCAGACTACCGTGGATTGAATGTAGCTCAAATCACTGAATTGCGTAAGCAACTTCGTGAAGCGGGTATTGAAATGACAGTGTTGAAAAACTCATTGTTGCGTCGTGCAACTGCTGCTACTGAACTTACAGAATTGGACAGCGTTCTTGTTGGTCCAACGGTTGTAGCGTTTGGTGGAGAAGATGCAGTAGCACCTGCTAAAATTCTTAACGACTTCGCTAAGAAGAATGATGCGTTGAAATTGAAGGGTGCTGTAGTTGAAGGTAAAGTAGTAAGTGTTGAGCAGATTAAAGCTCTTGCTGAACTTCCTTCGCGCGATGGACTTCTTTCCATGCTTCTCAGTGTGCTTCAAGCGCCTGTGCGTAACTTCGCACTCGCTGTTAAAGCTGTTGCTGACAAAGAAGAACAAAGCGCGTAA
- the rpsG gene encoding 30S ribosomal protein S7 has translation MPRKGPVTKRDVLPDPLYNSKLVTRLINRIMLDGKRGTAATILYNAFKLIQERTEKDPMEVFEAAIKNIMPVLEVKARRVGGSTYQVPLEVKPERRTALGLRWLVNYSRNRGEKTMEERLAAEIIDASNNTGASVKKREDTHKMAEANKVFAHYRW, from the coding sequence ATGCCACGCAAGGGTCCAGTTACTAAAAGAGACGTATTGCCAGATCCGTTGTATAACAGCAAGCTGGTTACACGTTTGATCAACCGTATCATGTTAGATGGTAAAAGAGGGACTGCTGCAACTATTCTATATAATGCGTTCAAGCTTATTCAAGAACGTACGGAGAAAGATCCGATGGAAGTATTTGAAGCAGCAATCAAGAACATTATGCCAGTTCTAGAAGTTAAAGCACGTCGTGTAGGGGGTTCAACCTACCAGGTACCACTAGAAGTGAAACCTGAAAGACGTACAGCTTTAGGTCTTCGTTGGCTCGTTAACTACTCCCGCAACCGCGGAGAGAAGACTATGGAAGAACGTTTGGCAGCTGAAATTATTGATGCTTCCAACAACACAGGAGCTTCTGTTAAGAAGCGCGAAGATACACACAAAATGGCAGAAGCGAACAAAGTGTTTGCTCACTACCGTTGGTAG
- the rpoC gene encoding DNA-directed RNA polymerase subunit beta' yields the protein MLDVNNFEYMKIGLASPEKIRSWSRGEVKKPETINYRTLKPEKEGLFCEKIFGPTKDWECHCGKYKRVRYKGVVCDRCGVEVTRAKVRRERMGHIELAAPVSHIWYFKGIPSRMGLALDMSPRSLEEIIYFASYVVTDPGETPLEKKQLLSEKEYRSYREKYGYGFHAGMGAEAVKRLLQDIDVEKELEFLREELRTAQGQRRNRAIKRLEVIEAFRNSGNKPEWMIMDVLPVIPPELRPMVQLDGGRFATSDLNDLYRRVINRNNRLKRLLDLGAPDIIVQNEKRMLQEAVDALIDNGRRGRPVTGPGNRPLKSLSHMLKGKQGRFRQNLLGKRVDYSGRSVIVVGPYLKMYQCGLPKKMALELFKPFVMKELVNKGLAHNIKSAKRKVERVSPEVWDVLEEVIKEHPVLLNRAPTLHRLGIQAFEPILVEGHAIRLHPLVCTAYNADFDGDQMAVHVPLSAEAQAEARILMLASGNILNPKDGKPVVTPSQDMVLGTFYLTMDNKEEKGTGMILRNVNEAVSAYQRGAAGLHARVAIPAKALGKTNFTEKQQNAMLLTTIGKIIFNEIYPSSFPYINEATRENLINGTPERYFVYDKGADIREKIQELPISGAVGKEYLGQIIARCFETYHTTETSVILDDIKQLGFTYSTRAGITVAVSDVIVPEEKVGILKESDAKVSVVTNQYRRGLITNEERYDRVIDIWSKTKDELTEVLMKSMDRYNNIMMMVDSKARGNKSQITQLGGMRGLMANPSGRIIELPIKSNFREGLTVLEYFLSTHGARKGLADTALRTADSGYLTRRLVDVAQDVIVREEDCGTDKGFTVTKIQDGKEVIEDLYDRIEGRYCFETVRHPETGEIIVNRNDLIDSDKASAIIDAGVEKLQIRSVLSCRARHGVCKTCYGRNLATGKHVEIGEAVGIIAAQSIGEPGTQLTMRTFHTGGVAGDDITQGLPRIQELFEARNPKGQATISEIDGVVKEIRETKDRREIEIQGEAETKTYLVTYGSRLRVSEGQEIEAGDELTDGSIDPKEILRIKGIRGVQNYILQEVQRVYRNQGVEINDKHVEVMIKQMLRKIRIVDAGETTLLPGAFSDIHEYEAANKVAILSGKEPAVAKPVLLGITKASLETDSFLSAASFQETTRVLTDAAIKGKVDKLLGLKENVIIGKLIPAGTGMNRYRSVTYADPELQNKVLEEVVEAVTID from the coding sequence TTGTTGGACGTTAACAATTTTGAATACATGAAAATCGGGCTCGCTTCTCCAGAGAAGATTCGATCATGGTCCCGCGGAGAAGTTAAAAAGCCGGAAACGATTAACTATCGTACGCTTAAACCGGAAAAAGAAGGTCTGTTCTGCGAGAAAATTTTTGGACCAACGAAAGACTGGGAATGTCACTGTGGTAAATATAAGCGTGTCCGTTATAAGGGCGTTGTATGTGATCGCTGTGGTGTCGAAGTTACTCGTGCGAAGGTCCGTCGTGAGCGTATGGGACACATTGAACTAGCTGCCCCTGTATCTCATATCTGGTATTTCAAAGGAATTCCAAGCCGGATGGGTCTTGCTCTTGATATGTCTCCAAGATCACTTGAAGAGATCATTTATTTTGCATCATATGTTGTAACAGACCCTGGCGAAACTCCTTTGGAGAAAAAACAGCTCTTGTCTGAAAAAGAGTATCGTAGCTATCGTGAAAAATATGGTTACGGATTCCATGCAGGCATGGGTGCGGAAGCTGTTAAAAGACTTCTTCAAGATATTGATGTTGAAAAAGAACTAGAGTTTCTAAGAGAGGAATTGCGTACTGCTCAAGGTCAACGCCGTAATCGTGCGATTAAGCGCCTTGAAGTCATTGAAGCATTCCGTAATTCTGGGAACAAACCTGAGTGGATGATTATGGATGTTCTACCAGTTATCCCTCCTGAACTTCGTCCGATGGTACAGTTGGATGGTGGACGTTTCGCAACGTCTGATCTCAATGATTTATACCGTCGTGTAATCAACCGTAACAATCGTTTGAAACGTCTACTGGATCTTGGAGCGCCGGACATTATCGTTCAGAATGAAAAGCGTATGCTTCAAGAAGCTGTTGATGCTCTTATCGATAATGGTCGTCGTGGACGTCCAGTAACGGGTCCTGGTAATCGTCCGTTGAAATCTTTGAGCCATATGCTTAAAGGTAAGCAAGGACGTTTCCGTCAAAACTTATTAGGTAAACGCGTTGACTATTCAGGTCGTTCGGTTATCGTTGTTGGTCCATATCTGAAAATGTATCAATGTGGTCTTCCTAAGAAGATGGCATTAGAATTGTTCAAACCTTTCGTAATGAAGGAATTGGTCAATAAAGGTCTTGCTCATAATATTAAGAGTGCTAAGCGTAAAGTTGAACGCGTAAGCCCTGAAGTATGGGATGTCCTTGAAGAAGTTATAAAAGAGCATCCGGTATTGCTAAACCGTGCTCCTACGCTTCACCGTTTGGGTATCCAAGCGTTTGAACCGATCCTTGTAGAAGGTCATGCAATCCGACTTCATCCACTAGTATGTACGGCTTATAATGCCGACTTCGATGGTGACCAAATGGCTGTTCACGTTCCATTGTCTGCTGAAGCTCAAGCAGAGGCACGTATTCTTATGTTAGCATCTGGTAACATACTGAATCCGAAAGACGGTAAGCCAGTTGTAACACCTTCTCAAGATATGGTTCTTGGAACTTTCTACCTCACAATGGATAACAAAGAGGAAAAAGGGACAGGAATGATTCTGAGAAATGTGAACGAAGCGGTGTCTGCATATCAACGTGGAGCAGCGGGTCTACATGCTCGTGTTGCGATCCCTGCTAAAGCATTGGGTAAAACTAACTTTACAGAGAAACAACAAAATGCCATGTTGCTTACAACGATCGGTAAAATTATCTTTAATGAAATCTATCCGAGCAGCTTCCCGTACATTAATGAAGCAACTCGTGAGAATTTGATCAACGGGACACCTGAAAGATACTTTGTGTATGATAAAGGTGCGGATATTCGTGAGAAAATACAAGAACTGCCCATTAGTGGCGCTGTTGGTAAGGAATATCTCGGACAAATTATTGCACGTTGTTTCGAGACGTACCATACAACAGAAACTTCTGTTATTCTAGATGATATTAAGCAACTTGGGTTTACGTACTCTACTCGTGCGGGTATTACTGTTGCGGTATCTGACGTTATCGTTCCTGAAGAAAAGGTTGGAATTCTTAAAGAATCAGACGCTAAAGTTAGTGTCGTTACAAATCAATACCGTCGAGGTTTGATTACTAACGAAGAAAGATATGATCGAGTTATCGATATTTGGTCCAAGACGAAAGATGAACTTACAGAAGTTCTTATGAAATCGATGGATCGATATAACAATATTATGATGATGGTTGATTCTAAAGCACGTGGTAATAAATCGCAGATTACTCAGTTGGGTGGTATGCGTGGTCTGATGGCCAACCCATCAGGACGAATTATCGAACTTCCTATTAAATCGAACTTCCGTGAAGGATTGACTGTCTTAGAGTACTTCCTATCTACCCACGGTGCGCGTAAAGGTCTTGCCGATACAGCATTACGTACTGCCGATTCAGGGTATCTTACACGTCGCCTTGTTGACGTTGCACAAGATGTTATTGTACGCGAAGAAGATTGTGGAACAGATAAAGGATTTACGGTTACTAAGATTCAAGATGGTAAAGAAGTTATTGAGGATCTATATGACCGTATTGAAGGACGTTATTGCTTCGAAACCGTTCGTCATCCAGAGACTGGTGAGATCATCGTAAACCGAAATGACCTCATCGATTCTGATAAAGCGAGTGCGATCATCGATGCAGGCGTTGAAAAACTTCAAATTCGTTCTGTTCTTAGTTGCCGCGCGCGTCACGGTGTATGTAAAACTTGTTACGGACGTAATCTAGCTACTGGTAAGCATGTTGAGATTGGTGAAGCGGTTGGTATTATCGCAGCGCAATCCATTGGTGAACCAGGAACTCAGCTTACAATGCGTACGTTCCATACCGGTGGTGTCGCGGGTGATGATATTACACAAGGTTTGCCGCGTATTCAAGAACTATTTGAAGCACGTAACCCGAAAGGGCAAGCAACGATCAGTGAAATTGATGGGGTTGTTAAAGAAATTCGGGAAACCAAAGATCGTCGTGAAATTGAAATCCAAGGTGAAGCTGAAACCAAAACATATCTTGTTACTTATGGATCTCGTCTTCGCGTTAGTGAAGGACAAGAGATCGAAGCTGGTGACGAATTAACGGATGGTTCGATTGACCCGAAAGAAATTTTACGCATCAAAGGTATTCGTGGCGTACAGAACTACATCTTGCAAGAAGTACAACGCGTATATCGTAACCAAGGTGTTGAAATTAACGATAAGCACGTTGAAGTTATGATCAAACAAATGCTTCGGAAGATTCGCATTGTTGATGCGGGTGAAACGACACTTCTTCCAGGTGCATTCTCAGATATTCATGAATACGAAGCAGCTAACAAAGTTGCTATTCTATCTGGTAAAGAACCAGCGGTTGCTAAGCCAGTTCTACTAGGTATCACTAAGGCATCTCTAGAGACTGACTCATTCTTGTCAGCAGCATCTTTCCAAGAGACAACTCGCGTATTGACGGATGCCGCAATCAAAGGTAAAGTTGATAAGCTTCTCGGATTGAAAGAAAATGTCATCATCGGTAAGCTAATACCTGCGGGTACAGGTATGAATCGTTATCGTAGTGTGACTTATGCTGATCCAGAATTACAGAACAAAGTACTAGAAGAAGTAGTAGAAGCAGTTACAATAGATTAA